In one window of Plasmodium cynomolgi strain B DNA, chromosome 13, whole genome shotgun sequence DNA:
- a CDS encoding transcription factor with AP2 domain(s) (putative), whose protein sequence is MVNVASNLRSLCFGAFKSVNKKYEEENNVREAEEEDEGEGEEGDGEGGGGEVVGGEVVGGEGIGGEGIGGEGGGVSEEYCAEEGGDEEEMGSTHNHATDIGSSVEKNTKTDYMFDGNNCADANEEDVTHNDQHYHEGEEKFTLNVSTGGVSSSSTTATPPCEVKADDPSYCTSGSNRRERSSNLNAAVFEETHKGANIFIEKNKGNSIDHSLNADVNLSTDADMGLNVFKNASLYNGTNMCGGPDMWSSFSAGNSIGAGNPASTLSIDAYNNTSYLYSREAHLRNDAAEDKKAEKAIATTIATPTALKELRKENYSAEEDWGDKSESKIYNYRTPENIMRKKINAHRGIHDSALTANSVHVERVLMDYYRGKANTKNYEEKLSNSCRFFIYTSNPYNSDIKMIKENCLTIYQLLYTEKKKWCSIYICTNDGPMSNFNYHLYKILCGKEDIYMYFFLLKKFIFSCYIYFNLVSIKIFSTFTNKGENIMLYDFTHIINRKDTFLGESSGGSGTPYSCGGLGREMPTLLETGRGRSPSPNGDTNGHHANPFGPTTWENQAEEWSREIETPPQRNRSSIYNLSSENNKNEEEAQFLNFLYDPCKHLYANKMNASQNYFHFFNKEQPPKKKKKLQLFISTHSPTMINITKKWNSFYINKNKISSFVEKYKDVNYSPGDNFKKNGTEKFINEFVETFCDMRDELRQPGGNKTNVVIRQHGKGMHPRRGRTSRKAFSWMAKHGRGRPPIRKKEYDAGNTPWPHKLRRAVTTVDQSAEMSDKNYSRGRSGRYGDRLGRSYGQVDEKARSVSTAGSTHHYTGGKFEWRRDETATEGKNPSNAQKQPEGNPPSKHANMKTPQSNESKNKKTSPPVVEPNRVPNHTPSSQWYKGGRSTSGCTAEVIAKFLGSVNIRKSGMLLRRGAGSSGSDSDSVSARESDSNEDSCDSDEQNTESESAYEGRKNSNNGEGVAARGVENGAAKGADGSPRSKERSRNNIFLNNLNILITDLNELYDYLENSRYREGARGVGVGVNNSFLANDPKGSYYYNLVKGDNGGGEPEAAEEPHHAHQVQQVQHGGALSRGGDLNRRFKSERDLANLYTTGASCVDGTYSDAPNSETSNTYGSGKEDFYNVEISSVDLKSFCSVCSGIQYDNFENHLNQPKNSNYKKLEVFMKESDFFCNCNNINIFQNENGNPNDDLKFCFNGEMTSEEYYMLRKNDIEKMNRTIDEIIYMNHQQGLGSAGGGTDGGLPYEEEEEEEEEEEEEEEEEEEEEDEGRTKVVVRTRRRSTSVGGGGVGITTGPGRRRGRVAKMELKSRYMGRGKNKIWANNTGTKDLSNKSATNRELRNMRRNKFGKYHQQTEKKNKIAKSLSSPQNYEIKSSRVKKLEKFTSVDQENLREVFGPTGVSGVYFEKSRSSWTAQYKVSGGKRRAKRFLVTKNMTYEEIENVKQQCIAYRKQMEKEYIKEFLNDEKKKTPSSAASPSSAIGHVSVKKNKRKRKMKSFYDN, encoded by the exons atggtgaacgtAGCAAGTAATCTAAGAAGCCTGTGTTTTGGAGCTTTCAAAAGCGTTAACAAGAAATACGAGGAGGAGAATAACGTAAGGGAggcagaggaggaagacgaaggggaaggagaagagggagatggagaagggggaggcgGTGAAGTGGTAGGCGGTGAAGTGGTAGGCGGTGAAGGAATAGGCGGTGAAGGAATTGGCGGTGAGGGGGGAGGTGTTTCTGAAGAATACTGTGCAGAGGAAGGCggtgatgaagaagaaatggggAGCACGCACAACCACGCGACAGATATTGGAAGCagtgtagaaaaaaacacgaaaACGGATTATATGTTCGATGGTAACAATTGTGCGGACGCCAACGAGGAAGATGTTACACACAATGACCAGCATTACCACGAGGGCGAGGAGAAGTTTACTCTTAATGTGAGTACCGGTGGGGTTAGTTCCAGTAGCACCACTGCGACTCCCCCCTGTGAAGTCAAAGCGGATGACCCGAGTTACTGCACCAGTGGCAGCAACCGGCGGGAGCGAAGTTCCAACTTAAATGCCGCCGTGTTTGAAGAGACCCATAAAGgggcaaatatatttattgagAAGAACAAGGGAAATTCCATCGATCACAGCTTAAATGCAGATGTGAACCTCAGCACAGATGCAGACATGGGTCTCAACGTGTTCAAAAATGCGAGCTTGTACAACGGCACGAACATGTGTGGTGGTCCCGACATGTGGAGCAGCTTCAGCGCGGGCAACTCCATCGGCGCTGGAAATCCCGCCAGCACGCTCAGCATCGACGCGTATAACAACACGAGCTACCTCTACTCGAGGGAAGCCCACTTACGTAACGACGCTGCTGAGGATAAGAAGGCGGAGAAGGCGATAGCGACGACGATAGCGACGCCGACAGCCCTGAAGGAACTCCGGAAGGAAAATTACAGCGCAGAGGAAGACTGGGGCGATAAAAGTgaaagcaaaatatataattatcgCACACCAGAAAATATAATgcgaaagaaaataaatgcacacaGGGGCATCCATGACTCTGCATTAACAGCCAATTCAGTTCATGTAGAAAGGGTACTAATGGATTATTACCGAGGAAAGGCTAACACTAAAAATTACGAAGAAAAACTGTCCAATTCATGTCGATTCTTCATTTACACATCAAATCCGTATAACTCTGACATCAAAATGATTAAGGAGAATTGTTTGACCATATATCAACTTCtatatacagaaaaaaaaaagtggtgcTCTATCTATATTTGCACAAATGATGGACCTATgtcaaattttaattatcatttatataaaattttgtgcGGTAAGGAAGACATctacatgtatttttttctgttgaagaagtttatattttcttgttACATATATTTCAATTTAGTGAGCATAAAGATTTTTTCAACCTTTACcaacaagggggaaaatattATGCTTTACGACTTTACGCACATAATAAACCGGAAGGATACCTTTTTAGGCGAGTCTTCCGGTGGCTCTGGTACTCCTTACAGCTGCGGGGGTCTCGGACGGGAG ATGCCAACCCTGCTGGAGACCGGTCGGGGGAGAAGCCCGTCCCCCAACGGAGACACAAACGGACATCACGCCAACCCGTTCGGCCCAACCACGTGGGAAAACCAAGCGGAGGAGTGGAGCCGAGAAATAGAAACCCCCCCACAGAGGAACAGAAGCAGCATATACAACCTGAGTAGcgaaaacaacaaaaatgaagaagaggcCCAATTTCTAAATTTTCTATATGACCCGTGCAAGCATTTATATgctaacaaaatgaatgcaagtcaaaattattttcacttttttaataaGGAGCAaccgccaaaaaaaaaaaaaaaactgcagcTTTTTATTAGTACTCACTCTCCCACCATGATTAATATcaccaaaaaatggaactccttttacattaacaaaaataaaatttcttcctttgttgAGAAATACAAAGACGTGAATTATTCCCCTGGAGATAATTTCAAAAAGAATGGCACGGAGAAGTTTATAAATGAATTTGTGGAAACATTTTGTGACATGAGAGACGAGTTGCGACAACCTGGGGGGAACAAAACCAACGTGGTGATTCGTCAACATGGTAAAGGAATGCATCCTCGGAGGGGACGTACCTCCAGAAAAGCCTTCAGTTGGATGGCGAAGCATGGAAGAGGGAGACCACCTATAAGAAAGAAGGAATATGACGCGGGGAATACACCTTGGCCACACAAACTCAGGAGAGCTGTCACTACTGTAGACCAAAGTGCGGAGATGAGCGACAAAAACTACAGTCGTGGTAGAAGCGGCAGATATGGAGACCGCTTAGGAAGAAGCTACGGGCAAGTCGATGAAAAAGCAAGGAGTGTATCCACGGCGGGGAGCACGCACCATTATACGGGTGGGAAGTTCGAATGGAGGAGGGATGAAACTGCAACAGAGGGGAAGAACCCTTCCAATGCACAGAAACAACCTGAAGGGAATCCCCCCAGTAAGCACGCCAACATGAAGACGCCCCAGTCGAACGAAAGCAAAAACAAGAAAACTTCCCCCCCTGTGGTGGAACCAAACAGGGTACCCAATCATACTCCCTCTTCGCAATGGTACAAGGGAGGCAGAAGCACTTCGGGGTGCACTGCGGAGGTTATTGCTAAGTTCCTGGGGAGTGTAAACATTAGGAAAAGTGGCATGCTGCTGCGTAGGGGTGCTGGAAGTAGCGGTAGCGACAGTGATAGTGTCAGCGCGAGGGAGAGCGACTCTAACGAGGATAGTTGCGATAGCGATGAGCAGAACACCGAGAGTGAGTCTGCCTAcgaggggaggaaaaatagCAACAATGGGGAAGGGGTGGCCGCAAGGGGGGTGGAAAATGGAGCTGCGAAAGGAGCGGACGGAAGCCCGCGCAGCAAGGAGCGCTCCCGTAACAATAtctttttaaacaatttaAACATACTGATAACGGATTTGAACGAGCTGTATGATTATTTGGAGAACAGCCGGTACAGGGAGGGGGCGCGTGGCGTCGGCGTGGGGGTGAATAATAGCTTCCTCGCCAACGACCCCAAGGGGAGCTACTACTACAACTTAGTCAAGGGGGACAATGGGGGGGGTGAGCCGGAAGCAGCAGAGGAGCCGCATCATGCGCACCAGGTGCAGCAGGTGCAGCACGGGGGAGCACTGAGCAGAGGGGGCGATTTGAACAGAAGGTTCAAATCGGAGAGGGACTTGGCCAACTTATACACCACAGGCGCATCATGTGTAGATGGTACCTACAGCGATGCACCCAACAGCGAAACGAGCAACACATACGGAAGCGGGAAGGAAGATTTTTACAACGTGGAAATTTCTTCAGTAGATTTGAAGAGCTTCTGTTCTGTGTGCTCAGGAATTCaatatgataattttgaaaatcatTTAAATCAACCCAAAAAttcaaattataaaaaattggaagttTTTATGAAAGAAAGTGACTTTTTCTGTAATTGTaataacattaatatttttcaaaatgaaaatgggaACCCTAATgatgatttaaaattttgtttcaaTGGAGAAATGACTTCAGAAGAATATTACatgttaagaaaaaatgatattgaaaaaatgaacaggactatagatgaaattatttatatgaatcATCAACAGGGACTGGGAAGCGCAGGTGGAGGCACAGACGGAGGGTTACCAtatgaggaagaggaagaagaagaagaagaggaagaggaagaagaagaggaggaagaagaggaggaagatgaAGGGAGAACTAAAGTCGTTGTAAGGACTAGAAGAAGATCAACGAGTGTTGGTGGAGGAGGGGTAGGTATAACTACCGGCCCTGGAAGACGAAGAGGACGTGTGGCCAAAATGGAACTTAAAAGTAGATACAtgggaagaggaaaaaataaaatatgggCCAATAACACTGGGACGAAAGACTTAAGCAACAAATCAGCAACGAATCGAGAGCTAAGAAATatgagaagaaataaatttggaaaatatcaTCAAcagacggaaaaaaaaaacaaaattgcgaAATCGTTGTCGTCTccacaaaattatgaaataaaatcGTCAAGAGTTAAGAAGCTAGAAAAGTTTACTAGTGTTGATCAGGAAAATCTGCGAGAGGTTTTTGGACCAACCGGCGTTTCTGGAGtctattttgaaaaaagcagaagcagctGGACAGCCCAGTATAAAGTTAGCGGTGGTAAGAGGAGAGCCAAAAGATTTCTGGTTACCAAAAATATGACTTACGAGGAAATTGAAAATGTCAAGCAACAGTGCATAGCTTATAGGaagcaaatggaaaaggaataCATCAAGGAATTTCTCAACgacgaaaagaagaagacccCTTCCAGTGCCGCCAGCCCCAGCAGTGCGATTGGACATGTGTCggttaaaaagaacaagcggaagaggaagatgaaGAGCTTTTATGACAACTAA
- a CDS encoding aspartic protease PM4 (putative), with amino-acid sequence MKQNYLGSENDVIELDDVANIMFYGEGEVGDNHQKFMLIFDTGSANLWVPSKKCTSSGCSIKNLYDSSKSKSYEKDGTKVDITYGSGTVKGFFSKDLVTLGHLSMPYKFIEVTDTDDLEPIYSSVEFDGILGLGWKDLSIGSIDPIVVELKNQNKIDNALFTFYLPIHDVHAGYLTIGGIEEKFYEGNITYEKLNHDLYWQIDLDVHFGKQTMEKANVIVDSGTTTITAPSEFLNKFFANLNVIKVPFLPFYVTTCDNKEMPTLEFKSANNTYTLEPEYYMNPLLDVDDTLCMITMLPVDIDSNTFILGDPFMRKYFTIFDYDKESVGFAIAKN; translated from the coding sequence ATGAAACAGAACTATTTAGGAAGTGAAAATGATGTGATCGAATTAGATGATGTAGCAAACATTATGTTTtatggagaaggagaagttgGAGACAATCACCAAAAGTTCATGCTCATCTTTGACACGGGTTCAGCCAACTTGTGGGTCCCAAGTAAGAAATGTACTAGCAGCGGATGCAGCATTAAAAACCTGTACGACTCAAGCAAGTCCAAGTCATACGAGAAGGATGGAACCAAAGTTGATATCACTTACGGATCTGGAACTGTAAAAGGTTTCTTCAGTAAAGATTTAGTAACTTTGGGACATTTATCCATGCcatacaaatttattgaaGTCACCGACACTGATGATTTAGAACCCATTTACAGTAGCGTCGAGTTTGATGGAATATTAGGTTTAGGATGGAAAGATCTCTCCATTGGATCCATTGATCCCATCGTTGTAGAGTTAAAGAACCAAAACAAAATCGACAATGCTTTGTTCACCTTCTACCTACCTATCCATGATGTCCATGCTGGTTACCTAACCATTGGTGgtattgaagaaaaattttacgaaGGAAACATCAcctatgaaaaattaaatcacGACTTGTACTGGCAAATTGACTTAGATGTACATTTTGGAAAGCAAACTATGGAAAAGGCCAACGTCATCGTTGATAGTGGCACAACAACTATTACCGCCCCTTCAGAATTtctaaacaaattttttgctaaccTAAATGTTATTAAAGTTCCCTTCTTGCCATTTTACGTAACTACTTGTGATAACAAGGAAATGCCAACCCTTGAATTTAAATCAGCCAACAACACCTACACTTTAGAACCCGAATATTACATGAACCCACTTCTCGATGTGGATGACACCTTGTGTATGATTACAATGCTACCAGTCGACATTGATTCGAACACCTTCATTTTGGGAGACCCATTCATGAGAAAAtacttcaccatttttgaCTACGACAAGGAGAGTGTCGGTTTTGCCATTGCTAAGAACTGA